Proteins encoded within one genomic window of Gloeobacter kilaueensis JS1:
- a CDS encoding (2Fe-2S) ferredoxin domain-containing protein: protein MSLPIQIFACQNRTCRRDGGDRVLAALEAEIIHQGLAERVQIEQTGCLGQCGNGPMLIVVQPATHQEVWYDRVRPEEVPQLVREHLVAGRPVADMLYRHKHPKRQFPDWTPLPPPWQTIP, encoded by the coding sequence GTGTCCCTGCCAATCCAGATTTTTGCCTGTCAGAACCGCACCTGCCGCCGCGACGGTGGCGACCGGGTACTCGCTGCCCTCGAAGCGGAGATTATCCACCAGGGGCTCGCCGAACGCGTCCAGATCGAGCAGACCGGCTGCCTCGGCCAGTGCGGCAACGGCCCGATGCTCATCGTCGTTCAGCCTGCCACCCACCAGGAAGTCTGGTACGACCGGGTGCGACCGGAGGAGGTGCCCCAACTGGTCAGAGAACACCTTGTCGCGGGCAGGCCGGTGGCGGACATGCTCTACCGCCACAAACACCCGAAGCGGCAGTTCCCCGATTGGACGCCCCTGCCGCCGCCCTGGCAGACCATACCCTGA
- a CDS encoding DUF5615 family PIN-like protein: protein MSLQFLIDENLSNQYCIQLLRRSPQLVVHAIGQEGVPGYGAPDPEILRWCEDNDFVLVTEDRRSMPGHLEAHLAAGGHVPGILTLRPWASMGEVIEELLLLADVAVPDDLRDQLVFIPV from the coding sequence GTGAGCCTGCAGTTCCTCATCGACGAAAACCTGTCAAATCAGTACTGCATACAACTGTTGCGCCGCTCTCCGCAGCTGGTAGTTCATGCAATTGGGCAGGAGGGAGTGCCAGGGTATGGTGCTCCGGATCCTGAAATCTTGCGGTGGTGCGAGGACAACGATTTTGTACTGGTGACGGAAGATCGCCGCTCAATGCCTGGCCATCTCGAAGCCCACCTGGCGGCAGGGGGGCACGTTCCTGGTATCTTGACCCTCAGACCCTGGGCAAGCATGGGAGAGGTGATCGAGGAACTCCTGCTGCTGGCGGATGTAGCCGTTCCCGACGACCTGCGCGATCAGCTCGTCTTCATCCCTGTCTGA
- a CDS encoding DUF433 domain-containing protein — translation MKYTDYLEFLSPEEIRIRGRRIGLENILWRYLALKQTPEQIAAEYLDLAIEAVEAAIAYYRDHQIEMNAYLDAWLAQSNQLIEAQERNPSPGIARLTAFKADGRARQKTV, via the coding sequence ATGAAGTATACGGACTATCTGGAGTTTTTGAGTCCCGAAGAGATCCGCATTCGGGGACGACGCATCGGCCTGGAGAACATCCTGTGGCGGTATCTGGCCCTTAAGCAGACGCCGGAGCAGATAGCGGCAGAGTACCTGGACCTGGCCATAGAGGCGGTAGAGGCCGCCATCGCCTACTACCGCGACCATCAAATAGAGATGAACGCCTACCTGGATGCCTGGCTTGCGCAGTCCAATCAATTGATAGAAGCTCAGGAACGCAACCCCTCGCCGGGAATAGCGCGGCTCACAGCCTTCAAAGCTGATGGGCGGGCGCGGCAGAAGACCGTGTGA
- a CDS encoding TerC family protein, which produces MLALDLGVFHRKAHAVSFKEALGWSGVWIGLALAFNAGLYFWMGPEPALQFLTGYLIEKSLSVDNIFVFVLIFSAFSVPAIYQHRVLFWGVLGALVMRAILIIAGAALLEHFHWIIYLFGAFLIFTGIKMALPAKKEKDITDNPVLKLARRLLPVTDDFVEDRFLLKRAGQWVVTPLFLVLLLVETTDLIFAVDSIPAIFAVTTDPFIVYTSNVFAILGLRSLYFVLAGVIDKFYYLKQGLAAVLTFVGAKMLLVDIYKIPIALSLGVIALILAVAVVASLWRARRQAAPDKEVLLER; this is translated from the coding sequence ATGCTCGCCCTCGATCTGGGGGTATTTCATCGCAAGGCGCACGCCGTCTCCTTCAAGGAGGCACTGGGCTGGAGTGGCGTCTGGATTGGACTGGCGCTCGCCTTCAACGCCGGGCTGTACTTTTGGATGGGACCGGAACCGGCGCTGCAGTTTTTGACCGGTTATCTCATCGAAAAATCGCTGAGCGTCGATAACATCTTTGTCTTTGTGCTCATCTTTTCGGCCTTCAGCGTCCCGGCCATCTACCAGCACCGCGTCCTGTTCTGGGGAGTACTCGGGGCGCTAGTCATGCGGGCGATATTGATTATTGCCGGGGCGGCCCTGCTGGAGCACTTTCACTGGATCATTTATCTATTCGGTGCCTTCTTGATTTTCACTGGCATCAAGATGGCCCTGCCCGCCAAAAAAGAAAAGGACATCACCGACAACCCGGTCCTCAAGCTTGCCCGCCGGTTGCTGCCGGTCACCGACGATTTTGTCGAAGATCGCTTTTTGCTGAAGCGGGCCGGGCAGTGGGTGGTGACGCCCTTGTTTCTGGTGCTGCTCTTGGTCGAGACGACCGACTTGATCTTCGCCGTCGATTCGATCCCGGCGATCTTTGCGGTCACCACCGACCCGTTCATCGTCTACACCTCGAACGTCTTTGCCATCCTCGGGTTGCGCTCGCTCTACTTTGTGCTCGCCGGGGTGATCGACAAGTTCTACTACCTCAAGCAGGGGCTCGCGGCAGTCCTCACCTTCGTCGGTGCCAAGATGCTGCTGGTGGATATCTACAAGATCCCGATCGCCCTGTCGCTGGGGGTGATCGCACTTATCCTCGCCGTTGCGGTCGTCGCCTCGCTCTGGCGGGCGCGCAGACAGGCTGCCCCAGACAAAGAAGTGCTGCTTGAGCGTTGA